The Arachis hypogaea cultivar Tifrunner chromosome 16, arahy.Tifrunner.gnm2.J5K5, whole genome shotgun sequence genome contains a region encoding:
- the LOC112754426 gene encoding multiple organellar RNA editing factor 1, mitochondrial gives MDFPGDNKPSPEEMVSASVWRRQSRKSTPAVPLPTTLAFKLLCLKKNPRNLKVFVVTELPGVISVLPDAYIDPVNKEYGGDKYINGTIIPRPPPIQYGRNTGRRPHQDNQMSNHQGNPSYNNRGPMQGDGRNYGQASQNYPP, from the exons ATGGACTTCCCCGGAGACAACAAACCCTCCCCCGAAGAAATGGTCTCGGCAtcag TGTGGAGGAGGCAAAGCAGAAAATCTACGCCTGCGGTACCACTACCTACTACACTGGCTTTCAAGCTGTTATGTCTGAAGAAGAATCCAAGAAATTTGAAAGTATTTGTTGTAACAGAACTTCCTGGAGTCATCTCTGTGCTCCCAGATGCCTATATTGATCCCGTGAACAAGGAATATGGAG GAGATAAGTACATCAATGGAACAATTATCCCTAGGCCTCCACCGATACAATATGGAAGAAACACAGGAAGACGTCCTCACCAAGATAATCAAATGTCAAACCATCAGGGAAATCCCTCCTACAATAATAGGGGGCCTATGCAAGGGGATGGAAGGAACTATGGTCAAGCGTCACAGAATTATCCACCCTAA